The following DNA comes from Capsicum annuum cultivar UCD-10X-F1 chromosome 7, UCD10Xv1.1, whole genome shotgun sequence.
aaagacCATGTTTTTAtcttcaagatttagtgtcattttactatagTTGTTTTCAGtcctggggtattgaatacccaataAACATAGTTGTTTTTGTAGTCTAGTATCAGTATATtgcagaatagtcttcagaacattcaatgagcattatcagaacagtgtTTTACTAGTCTGATGAACTCAGAACAGACTAGTATTTGagtttctttcagttgggagtaggatttagcactgaatGAGTGTAGGTATGGTCGATTCCATATCAAATAGAAAGAGTCATTAATAGGTGTCCgtatactccagaactatatagccaccATAAGGTATGAGAACTTACTCATCAAATCAGGCTTGACTgtctctcaggggtcacccgccagttcaggctttgacacccttagtcctttggacattatatcagttaagtggatccacacagccatcgttagtacccgtggcacgatattagtATCTTTTTAACTagtgttacaggttggaccccgatttgctcaaattgggaaatttctgttagatgatacctcccacagtctcagatattatctcagttatagtcccagcTTAGTTGTTCAGTCTTAGTTTTGTTCAATGAAAGAATacaaatttcagttattttagtattttagtttatagatttttctcaggtcatgttatatgcttggttaggCATCCTCAGAATTTgcatatttttatgcatttttagtatctacagattctatGCTCTTTATTTAGTACTCCATGCTTCACATTCATACCTAGTTATTTAATAGTTCTgctcatgaaaccatgcatattagccaacctcatttagcatgctagtacatttaaagtactgatcgcatacctttcttttgcattaTTATGTGTTATATCATAGGTACTTACACTCGGTTCCTGGCTcatgattagacttatcagatccttaGTAATagcagtggtgaatcctcatactttaaggacaggcttactttatttcatgtctcagttagcagttagttggagttagttaaggCCTATCCAATAAACTtatatttagttagttatttttagaggctttttagacattagAGTTAGTGATTTAGTATTTAGAgattacagttagttatccagtttatcattattttatcaaattcagtcagttgtttcaatagactcatatttcaatttaaaatttagatattaaaaccttatggcatgtcagtattcttctgcatttatgatcatgttatcaagtgctcacagcaggtaccatctcatgggttaggttgtggacCCTAGAGACTATATGCATTATGTGATGACTAAGGGGCGGTCCCGagtcgttacaaactttgtatcagagcctaaggttttaaagtgtcataggaagtctgaaagccacgtcaaaaagagtcttgtacatgggtgtgtagtgcgccacacttattgatgagaggctacaaggtgtttcggaaaaactttcccttctttcagtattcatgtcatgcgagttagcatgagctcaagttaaactcatTGTCTAATACATTTCTTTCTtatgtttatagaacatgcctcccaaaaagaacttAAGAGGAATAGAAAACCAGCCAACCCTTTAGCCCATTCAGGTAGATACTCTGGATGGGCACGTCTCTCATGGAGAGTTAGGGGTTACATTTAGTACTCTAGCCAATGTTGTAGCAGCACAAAATGAATGGGCAGCAGCTGTTCCAACCAACACAATGGACAATATTGTACCGACTAGAATTTAGGATTTTTCCTGAATGAATACTCTTTCtttcacgggatccaagtctaatgaggatccacaagaattcttagatatggtgcaAATGGTAACGGATGCAATAGGGGTGTTATCTAGTCAGAGTGCagagttggctacatatcaattgcaggatgtagcccatacttagtCAACGTATAGGAAAGTTCATAGGGGTGTAGATGCAGATCCAAGATAACAAAGTTTGTGGATGGCATATCTGATAGCGTGTTAaagaagtgtaggaccgcaattCTTATTAGTGAGATAGACTTTTCTAGGCTGATGGTGTACGCACAACAGATAGAGGAGATAAATATTAGGGGGGAGGAAATAAGAGAGCTTGGATGGGTACTTTTAATTTCACTCATCCAAAGTctgaaggtggtaaccgtcctcagtttccTAAGAGGTTAACAAAAccccagcaccctcttcagccagtgccccagtacaTAAATTTAGAAACAATAATAGGGATAGAACCCCAGGCTTTatgtcccaggtcagtgttagcagtgcacgtacaatcctctttgtcagaaatatggtagacaCCATCAGGATGACCGTAGAATGGGAAGTTATGTGTGCTTctggtgtggcaagccaggccatcggATTCGGGACTGtcgggtagtttctcagaaaggtagggatgtgtgCCAACAGGTTCGCTCCCATCAATCATCAGTTCCATCCAGTCGCCCGACttagcagggtaccacttccagggCTACCATTGCTTAATGTcccaaaaaattatatatcttcAGTCCCACCAAGATCAGGAAAAATTCTGCTAACGTAGTTACTGCTACATTGTAGGTccttcacttacatgtttatgctttactagagcctgaagcttctctttcttttgaaactctatatataGCCTTCAACTTCGAAATCAGTTCGAAAACtatagcagagccctttttagtgtctaccctatTAGGCATTTCTATTGTAGCTAGagaggtatacaggaactatccaatCATAAGATCTTAAACTACCTCAGTTTATCTCTTGGAGTTACAGatgattgattttaatgtcattctcggaaTGGATTTGCTCCACTCATggtatgcctcaattgattttggaaatagaatagttcatttttagttcccaaataaaccagtccttcaATGAAAGGGTAGTACCATATCTCTTAGGGGTCTgttgatttcgtaccttagagtgagaaagatgatattgaaggggtgtatttaccttGTTGTGtcagtcaaagactctaactaagAATCTCTAAATCTTGAGAAAATtctagtagtaaataaattctcagatgtatttcctgaagatctgctCGGTGTTCCTCCCGAAATGGAAATctacttcagaatagaccttcttttagatactcagcctatatctattccaccatacataaTAGCTCTAGCAAAACTCAAGGAGTTATAAGAACAATTATTAGATCTccaagataagggattcatctaaCCCAGTgtctccccatggggcacacctatcttattcgtgtgcaagaaagatggttctctcagaatgtgcattgactaccattagtttaacaaagtcataatcaataataaatatccacatCCTAGAATctatgacttatttgataaactttagggtgccagctatttttcaaagatagactaGGGTCAAAGAATGTGGcattccaaaaatagatttcTGAACCCGATActgtcacttcgaatttctagtcatgtcctttggccttaccaatgccccagcatccTTCATGTAcctgatgaaccgagtgttcaagtagtacatGGACATGtacatcatagtcttcattgatgacattcttgtttacttccGTAGCAAAGCCGATCATGTTAACCACCACAGAGTAGTAATTCAGTCTCTTAGACCTTGTCtgttgttcactaaatttagtaagtgtaaattctggctaagatcagtagctttccttggcaatatcattttttgtgatagcattagagttgtcCCTCAAAAGACTAATGCGGTGAGAAActtgcctagacctatctctccaacagatatcaggagtttcttaggtttagcttgcaattaccattggtttgtttaAGGTTTTtcctctattgcatcccccatgtctagaatgactcaaaagaaaaagttttagtTGTCAAATTCATACAAGCagagttttctggagttgaaaactcgactcaccttagccccagTCTTGATATCAAGGTAGGATTTGTGTTCCGGAAGTAGATGGGTTGCGGGAAAGGATTTTGGATGAAGGTCACACTtctaggtatgttgttcaccctgactctactaaaatatatcataatctcaaagagatttactggtggaataacataaaaagaGATGTTGCTAAGTTTGTAGGTAAGTTCTTAAATTTTCAACAAGTTAAGGTGTAAAATTTAGAGAAGGTGGCACTTTCCAAGATGGAGTTTTACCTCTTTGGATATAAGAGTTGATCAACGTTCACTTCAGCACAGGACTTTCAAGATCCCATAACCAATATtactccatttgggtgattgtagatggCATGACCAAGTCTTCCAATTTTCTTCTAGTATGGACAAATTATTCAGGGGATGATTATACTAAGTTGTACATTCAGAAAATATTTCATTTGCATGGGGTTCTAGTGTCTATCATAACTGATCgaggtatgcaattttcttctcagtttcggcggtcttttcagaggggtttaggaaCCCAAGGAAATTTCAGTACTTATTTttaccctcaaatggatggggaATAAGAGCacaccattcataccttagaagatatgtttagGGTTGGcgtgattgactttaaaggtagtttggCGGATAACTCCAGTGTCTACCACTCTAGCGTctagatggctccttttgaggctatATATGGGAGACGGTGTAGGTCACCAATTGATTGGTACGAAGTGAGTGAGGCCCATTTGTGTATGCTCGATCTTAGTCaccaggcgatggagaaagtgaaagttCATAAAGAGTaacttaagactactcaaagtcaccaaaagtttgACGCCGATACTAGAaaaagggagttagagtttgaggataatgattgggtgtttctaaCAGTCTACATTATGACGGGAGTCATGCGatttgaaaagaaaggaaaacttaATCCTCATTACATAGGCCCTTATTAAATTACGAGAAGGATTGGTGGGGATACTTATGAGCTTTATTTTCCCTCAAGTTTAGCATCTATTCATCATGTGTTTCATGTATCAATGCTGAAAAAATTTATTGGAGATCATTCGCTTGTGTTTCCTTTTAATGAAATCAGTGTGAAGAATTCCTTATTGTATGAAGAATAACACATAGCTATACTAGATCAGCTAGTTCAAAAGTTTAGAAGTAAGGATATAGCTTTGGTTAAAGTGTGGTGGAAGAATCATCAAGTtgaggaagcaacttgggaatgGTAGAATGACAAGCGTGCTAGATATCCAACTCTTTTTGTGATGATGAGATGAATACTATTGATCTTATATCACTCATTTTATTCCATGTAATGTTTGTAATCATGCTTAATGTGTCCTGAGTCATCATTCAGgaatgaataatcccaagggggataatgtaacactctATATTTTCAAGGTAGAAATTGAACCGTCATCCCTATGTGTCTaactctaattccatgatttatatttttattcatgtgTCTTGATCTTTCTCCTAGTGTTCTAAGttattatgaggtgaaaaatgttcaagCAAAtaacttagagcaaagttgagctaagagtctttgattcgtCAAAAgatttgtatttgattctacaagggtcaactttaagcTTGTATAACTTtctataaatatagaatttttcatctcactACCCAACAAATGATagagttagatttccaacgatacaaattttttcttaatccgttacccgagcaaaaagttatggcatttttcatgaGAGGCAGTGAGTGTGGGCATCAAGCCCCCGCCACGGGGGttattccccaggaatggaaggTGTGTCGCGAGGTGTATTCTCAcgctattttattttcttagggGTCAatgggcactttggtcctttttCCTCAGCATGAATCataacacccaaaagggcattagTTTCCCATCTTCTTGAACATAACTCAAGGAAAAACCCTCCCCTTATACCAAGAAACAAATCCAAGACGTTTTTTTGCCAAGAATCGAAGGATTCAAGCTTTCTTAACCCAAACATGGAGCTTAAGGTATGTAGTACTATCATAAATTCCATAGGCATAAATTTATCGCTTAAACATACTTTTAAGGTATATTATTTTGTAGATGAGATGGGATTTGAAATGGGGGTAGAACATGCATCGTGAATCCTTTTTATAATGAAATTTTGTATAAATTATGAGGTTGTTTCCCAAAACTTGAATTGTTTTCAAGTGTATGAATATTATGAGTTTATATAAGTTCTATCAGAGCATGATTTTAACAAAATTCCCTTTCTTTTTATAAAATCCAAACTTTTAAGGCGTTGTGGGTTGTTCAAAAGAAGGCATTACAAGTTTGACAGTAAATTCTTTACTACCAATATGGGTTGACATTGTTTATAGTATGATGATAGGGTATTTTATTGTTTACAATTGATTATCCTATTAATTGAAATGATTACACGTGTTTTATGAAAAGACTGGCTGCCacatgaaaaattattaaaaaggggTATTTTGCATATGTAATaatgtgttttgaaataagaactctatggtgtgatatttgaatcttttGGGTGGCCATCTGTATGATTTTTGAATGAAAGGGGGCTATGATTATGACATGAcatgatatgacttgcaagtctaggtatgacgatacctataaTAAGATGCCCTTAACATGAAAGAAACAAATGCTTTAAAAACATGAATCAtggttttaaaggactaaaatttggcatatagagagctagttggttaccTAAAGAAGGCTTGAGTTTAGATAACTCCTAGCCTGAAACTATGTTTTGCCGATATGGTTTTTATCTACTATTAGAAAAATGGGATAAGATGGTATGACGGCAAGTTGGGGATACATTTTCAtaatactccaatccttgtggaAAACAaagattgggggcttggccaccgaaTCTAGggcagacccatatagcccgtgggtattcATGTTTTGTAGGGTGCGCCATTTAGATCAGAAGTAAGAGAAGAATGGTTATagctcatcaaattatacatatgtattttcaattttcttatgtTGACTTGCTTAATGAAATACTCCCAATTATGTTACagaaattatattatattgttggattgttctgcataccagtacattcgagTATTGACCACCTTTATTTTAGGTTCTGAGGTCCAGTCCCATGGTCTTGCATAGTAGTAATTACTTCTAGACTTTCAGAGATTGGTGAGCCTCTCTTACATCAGAAAATATTTATTCCAAATGTTACTTACTTTTTATGGTCTTTATGGTCCAGTCGAGGGCCTTGTCCCGGCCTAAGCAAATTCTTGTTTTTAGTTTAGTAGAGTATTCGTAGACTGGTTTCAGAAATGGATTTGGGTTTTCTTATAGCTCATGTTCAGAATTTTTAAGTTTGAATAATGGGACTTCCTATGATTTGTTTATTTTCCAcactttgaattttattttatatgcttATCATTACATTCTAAGAGGTCTGTCAGGCCTTGATTGTTCAGAATGCCCATCCCGTCTAGGGCCTCAGTTCGGGTGGTGAAAACTACCCCCTCAGTATCACTAGCATGCATGACCGTGAATATCTCCTCTATCTGATATATGAACCCTTGATGGTCCTCCTCAACATTGGTACAAGTAAAGGTGGatgggttcaacctcatgaacttgTCAAACCAAGTGATTTTAGAAAAACCATGTACAAACTCATATCTCCCGACCGATGGGACCGAGATAAGTTGGGAAATCATGTGGATAAATTGGTAGAACTCAGCATTTGAGACCTCTCTCTATGGGGACTGAGTATAATTAACACCAAATAGAGGTGCCCGGGGAGGGATTGTTTGGATTGGAGGAACCCCTAGTGTAGTAGTGAAGGGCTCTATATTAGGTCTACATCACATGAGTAGGAAAGATTTATTTAGTGTTGTCCCATTAGTGGTGGATCCCCTGGCTAAGGTGTTCTTCTCATTGGATCTATaaggaggcataatctgaaacaTAGAAAGTTAGGGGCAAGGAAACACTcagactctatagcacgaactagaacataaagaaaggagaaaaattctTAAATATCTCATAGCTTTCTCCCTATAAGTGTAGCGCTtcacacacccataaaaaggactctactcaacaAAATTTCGTATAAACCCTGGGACCCaaaatcgtgctctgataccaagcttgtcacgacctgTGTTGAGGCCCTAGCCACGAGGGCAGTCCCGAACCACAAATTCCCCGGAGATCACATTACATATTATCTTGAACATAATTCATATGAGATGAATGTGCGGAGGATAACATATAAATCACGATAATGATTTTAGTTTAATAAAACATTATACGTCATAACAtcaattaaaaagaagaaaaccaacatataaaCATTGATCCATAGACAAAAGAATCAAACATAATCTAGGcaatctacgaagcctctactgaattTAACATAATAATCTAActaaattgggacaaggcccccgtttggacaataaaagtaaaaaaaaatatatgggtAAGATGCCTTCTGAAGTAAGAGAGGGTCACCAACTCTAGATGTCAGGGGCTAGTCTACTACTGAACCAAACCATGAAACTATGCCTCAGAACCTGTATTATGGGAGTTCAATACTTTGAGAGTTTTGGTATGcaaaacaattcaaaaataacaaataattcatGTAAAGTAAGTGATAGAATCGAGTAATCAATTGATCATCATATATATAAAATCACATTGGCATGTTTGAATTGCTTCAAATCATTCATGGAAATCAGAAATTCATGtctctctattttttcttcattctaGGCTAGATGTTATACCCTACGATTCTGAAAAGTatcccataggctatatggtATCTGCCCTTGACTCGGTGGATAAGCCCCCATCCCATGTTTCTCGCAAGGGCTGGAGTTTCTGATTATGATACGACAAAGGGAACAAGGACATTGTATAGTCCTTATTTAGGACATAATAACCCCACATTGGCGAAAcacaatttttgaaaataatttatctgtACTCGTGCCTTCTTTAGGTAACCATATTTCCCTTTTAgagcctatttttattcttttaaaacatTCATCTTATTGAAATCATGATCGAAAATATGAAAAGTCTGTACTCTAGTCTTGTCTTAGTCTATTATCACATTTATCTGATCTGATATAGTGGTAGAAAGACTTGCAATTCGTATAAGCCATTTTATATCATATCACATCATGCCATAGTCTTTTCATTTAAAAGCAAATAAATGGCCACacaaaagatttaaacatcacatgagagtTCATGTTTCAAATAGCAgatgaaatttatgaaaagaCTCTCTTTTCAATAGTTTAACATATGGTGGTCAATTCTTTCACAAAACACATGTTGTTTCTTAACTAAAACACAAGAGCatttatgaaatagtaaaacaCTTTAATTTCAGCTTTTAACTGTTTATATAAACAACCCCCAACATGTTAAGACTATGGATTTCATAATAATAAgggaaatttcataaataatGCTCTCATATCAATTCATTGGATTCAGACATATATACAAATGAAGATAATTCAAGTTCACGAAAACCCCTAAAATAAATGCATACTATCATAAAATGTGTCTATAATGCATGCTCACCAAACAACTTCCAGAAGCCACTATGTATACATCCTTAAcgattattaaaatattaaatttatgcCCATGAAAGATACGATAGTCCCAGATACCTTGAACACAATGAGAACGGTGAGGAATTTGACCCCTTGGATATTAAAATTCTCAAGCCCtaggtatttttttcttttgctgtAGGAATGCTCTTTAGGGATTGCAGAGGTGAAATAACATTTAAGGAATGATTTAAGTCTTGGGGGATGGGTTTAAATGGGATAAAGACAAAAAATCTCCACTTGGAATTTAAATAAAGCTGTAGGAAAACAAAACCTTCATGGCGTGGAGCTTATCGCAGAGACTATCCTTCTTGCCATGGATCTTAACTCGGAGGCTATCCTTCGTGTCACAGACCCTATCATGGAAATTATCCTCCATCAAATGGGGATATTACGGAGGCTTACTGCCTTCAAGGTTCGAAATAACATCAAAccccataaaaaaaattaaaactcttCTGGGGCACCCCTTTAACATCCCCAAgtacaatttaaatcataaatcgATGTTTCGAGCGTAGGAaggcaaaaaataaattacatgaaattttgagggtgttacaaAAATATCAAGGCTAGGGGCCCAAACTAATTAAgctgataactcaaaattgactTTTCAAATCTAATGGAACTGTTAGAATCAACATTTGATGCTCGTATAACGAAATGTTAACCGAAGTCAAACTAGTCACATAAAGGCTGTCCAAAATCACAAACTCATTTGAATAACTCTCAAACACATCGAGGATCGTGCAAACTATTCCTGAAACtcatatataatataaagaaataacGAGAGATGGTAAAATGTTCAAAAcatagaaaattataaaaatcacaAGGTTTATTAGAATAAACGACAAAAGGGAGGTTTTGAGTGTAAAACGATACCTTTATTTGCAATTGTTGTAAGAAACCAGGACACAACATAGATAAATGCTATAAAATCCATAggttttcttttgattttaaatttacaAAACCAAGGAAATTCCAGGGTAATCCTTAATGGAATAATGTTATTGAGACAAGTGAGGAACTGATGGAGAACATTGGTAAAAACAAAATCCCTTCAGTGAAAAGAATGTGGCACAGATGTTGCAACTCCTCCGACAACTAAAAGATGCTCAGTAGAACCCAAATTGTACTGATGCTTTTGCCAATATGTGTTGTGCaaggataatgataatgatatgtaCTCAAGGTTTTTTTTTCCACGTATTTATGAAAATATTCATTCCTATGTCGGAGTGGCCACTTCAACATTGTTTCATGGACTTTATTCCAACCTTAAGTCACCTTCATCATCATTATAATGATTATCAATTGTTGTTCAAAGTTTCAACTTAGTTGTGCTTGTGTAGAAGTACTACTTTTGTAGGTTGACAAAATAAAACTAGACCACAAATCTAGGTAATTGCATCAAATAATTTACACAATTCTCTTTTTGGTTCTCTTTTAGCTGAGGCATAAATGTAGCATTTCTGAATCAACACATATCATACTTTTTCTTCGTTCATTCTTAATTGGAATATCAAACGTTGACAATGGATCAACCAGGCTTTCAATGTAGTATGATATTCCTGTCATTTAAATCGACTCGAGAATGAGACTTCAAATAAAGATTGCAAAAAAGTTTACTAAATTTTACTGCACTCTTTGATGGTAATGTACGTAATCATTCAAAGGGTAAAATATGTTCTATTTGATCTAGTATAGATTCAAAAATATTACTGTCCTTATATCTAGTGAATGTTATTTTCCAACATGATGGGAGTTATTTTATCCTAATGTGGCCTAAGGACAATTCAACTTTAACAAATAATGCACTCAGCGAATATAATATGAAAAGAATTAATACAATTACTTTTGTTGAAAAAATCATGATTTGGATGGCTACTAGAGAAATGCATCTTACTATTACAGAATATAAATCCCATGAATGGAGAAAAACATAATTAGTTCTTTATTTTGCGAGTGAATTCATGGTCATTCCAAGTTTTCCAACTAGATTTAGAAATTCCAAGAGAAGTAGTAGCATTGAGTATAAATAAACTAGACTATTGTCTTACGCAAATCAATTGGATTAACTTCCAGAGATACTAATACAAACCAAAATAGTCTTCATTGTTTTCTTAGCCAACAGCAGTACTTCTAGTCTTCAAAATTTGTCAATACTTAATAGCACTAaggctttaaaaataaaaatgctatGTTAAATAGCAGgaaactatttcttaattttcttgttGGGATGGGCACTTGCTTCTTCATGGAAAATGTTTACTTTTAAGTAAAGGCTGGATTTTTCTCTCACAAATTCACATACCCACTTGTCATTTTTCTGCACAAGGTTCCACCTACAAAAACTGCGCCATCCGCCTACTAACCATATTCTACCGTCCTTCCATTTAACGACTCTCGTCTCAAATTCTCTGCCAGCAGAGTCGCGAATGGACATGGTTGaaggaaattcatgtttgtaGTCTCTCACCACATCCATTGGAACATACTGCGATTAGGAATAAAGACTTTGTTATATGATTGTGATATAAGATTAAACTATTTGTAATATCATTCAACAAAATAGTTTTAGGTTCTTAATTACCAGTTGATTTCTCC
Coding sequences within:
- the LOC124885709 gene encoding B3 domain-containing protein At5g60140-like, giving the protein MSLLWAVFVIFLKSSSWKRSTDHKVNDLHDTFGANVFKSGCAIQPKNPYFVAKVQSKRRNQLYVPMDVVRDYKHEFPSTMSIRDSAGREFETRVVKWKDGRIWLVGGWRSFCRWNLVQKNDKWVCEFVREKSSLYLKVNIFHEEASAHPNKKIKK